The nucleotide sequence GATTGAATATTCTACAGCCAAACATGTGAAATCTGACGGCAAATCAATTATGGTGGGCGCCCTTGCACGATTAAACAATAATTATAATCAGATTTCTGCCGAGGCAAAAGAGGCGGCTAAAAGGCTTGGACTGACATTCCCATGCACGAATTCCTTTATGAATAATGCGGCACAGGTTCTTGAGTGTGTTCACAGTCTGTACGATTCTCTCAGGTTGCTGGACCTGCTGTCAGCCGACAGTACAAATACCGTGGCAGGTGACGTAGTTTTTAAGGAAGGGCTTGGAGTTGGAATTGTCGAGGCACCAAGGGGTACGCTATACCATGAATATGGGACAGATGATAAGGGTATTATCAGGTCAGTGAATTGCATAATACCGACCGGACAGAACCTGTTAAATATTGAGAATGATATAAGGGCAATGGTACCTGCGATCCTTGACCTCCCAAAGATAGAAATTGAAAAAAGACTGGAGATGCTTGTCCGGGCTTATGACCCGTGCATATCATGTTCAACACATTTTCTTGAGGTAAAGTTCATTGATTAAAGACAGACTGCTTGTTATTGGGCTTGGCAATATACTCATGGGAGATGATGGTGTCGGGGTGCATGTTATCCATGAGCTGAAGAGATACAATATGGCAGGGAATGTGGATATTGTTGACGGCGGTACAGCAGGCATTGACCTGTTAGATATTCTCTCATTATATCAGAGGGTGTTTGTTACTGATGCAATAGTGACAAAGGGGGAAGGTGATGTAAGGATACGGTTGTTTACAATAGATGACCTTTTATTTAAACAGGCTGACAGCGATTATTCTATGCATGACGTTGACCTGACATCTACTATTAACCTTATGAAGGCATTGGATATGGATATACCGGCTATCACAATAATAGGCATACCGGCTGTAGATATTGCTCCCGGATTAGGGTTATCAGAGGAATGTAAACGGTATTCAGAAGTTGCAATCCAGTTGCTTATTAAGATGGTAAAGTATTTCTATCTCAACCCCCAAAAATTAGTCCAGACACTTGATGATAAGCTAACCCCGGAAAATATTATGGAGGAACTACATGATCTCTTATGATGACATGAAGGGCATAGATTTTTTTAAAGATTTTACTGAGGATGAATTAAGGGCAGTACAGGTGATATGTAATGAAGAGAGCTACAGGGCCGGGGATATTATTTTCAATGAAGATACCCCTGCCATGCACCTCTATGTTCTGAAGAGCGGAAAGGTTTCAATAGATATTAAGGTAGGAAGTGGAAAATATATCAGTGTGCTGACCTTATCAAACTTTGCTGAACCCCTTGGATGGTCTGCACTTGTTGAGCCATTCAGGTTCACTGCAACCACACGATGTGTTGAAGATTCAACCATCATCTCAATAGATGCAATAAAACTTTTGGACCTGATAATGAACGACTACCGCATGGGATTCCTTGTCATGCGAAGGATAGCCCGTCTTATCTCAGAAAGGGTAAGGGATACACGGTTACAGTTGATTCATACGTTTTACGGGTGAGAAGAAAGGTGAATAGACTGAAGGTATTTAGACTGAAGGCTGAAGATAGAAGCAAGAATTTGAAATTCCCTCCCCTTCAAGGGGAGGGTTAGGGTGGGGATGGGGTTATTCTCGGGCAAGTCATGTGTTATTCAATTCCAGGAAAAGTCATCAGTATTAGCAATAATATCGCACTCATAGATTACTTCGGTGAAAAAAAAGAGGCATTAGTTGATGTTGAAGATATAAAGACAGGCGACTATGTCTTTGCCCAGGGCGGGGTTATTGTGCAAAAACTTGGGGAAGATGAAGCGATCGGCATACTTGCAGGCTGGGAGGAGTTGTTTTTCAAGCTGCAAGAGAAGGATCGCATTCTTTCAGAGACAAATCCCCCCCAATTGTTCAATGGGGGAGGAGAAAATCAGCGGGACAAGAATGTCCCGCCTATCCTCAATTTATTCATGGATAGGCGGGGTTTTCCAACCACGCCGGAGATATTATTGAGTGGCCCTCTTACAAAAGAAAGACTTCTCACCCTTCTACGATGCACAGATAAAGAGCAGATAATACACATCTGCAAAACCGCCAACGCCATCCGCCACAAAATCCACAAAAATGCCTCCTGTGTTCATGGGATTCTTGAGTTTTCCAATTTCTGTAAGAATGATTGTGCCTATTGCGGTATAAGGGGTGAAAACAGAAAAATCGAAAGATACAGGATGACCGTAGATGAGATAGTGCATGAGGTCATCACCGGTGTAAACAAATACGGGTTTAAGGCATTAGTACTTCAATCAGGTGAAGACAGCTATTACACAACTGAAAGGCTTGTTGAGATTATCAGCAGGATAAGAAAAGGTGCCGGGGTTCTCCTTATCCTGAGTATTGGAGAAAGAGATGTAGAATCTTACAGAAAATTATATAATGCAGGTGCAAGGGGAGTCCTGATAAGGTTTGAGACATCCAATACACATATTTACAGGAAGATACATACAACGCTTCAATATGAGAACCGTCTGAATATACTTAAAGAGTTGAAGGATATTGGTTATCTGATAGCTACCGGCTCACTTATAGGATTGCCAGGCCAGACTGAGGAGGATATTCTGGAGGACATATTCCTTGCGCGTTCACTGAATACAGAGATGTATTCGTTCGGTCCTTTTATCCCGCATCCCGATACACCGCTTGCAGGTATGACAGCGATTGACCTTCAAACCATGCTGAAGGTAATCGCAGTAACAAGGCTTGCTGTAAATGACGGCAACATCCTTGTAACATCAGCAGTAGAAAAGTTGTTTGGAAACGAAGGGCTACAGCAGGCACTTATGGCAGGCGGGAATTCCATTATGATAAACCTTACGCCTGAGAGATACCGCAGACTCTATTCCATTTACCCCGGTAAAGGTGAAGAAAACAGCAATATCAGAAAAAATATAACAGAAACCATGTCGCTGCTCCACTCCCTCGGAAGGGCACCGATGGATGTGGGGAAGTGAGAGATGAGCATAGGGGGGGAAGCAAGAGGTAAGAAGTAAGAATTTAGAAAGATAAGTTGAACAACCATCCTAAAAATTTCCTCCCCTTCAAGGGGAGGGTGAGCTATGGAGATTTTCATTTGAACTGTCATGAAACGGGGTTTCACAAAGGGCAATGAAAATCAGCGGGACAGGAATGTCCCGCCTATCCTCGTAAAAATGGATAGGCGGGGTTTTCTTACCCCGCCGGAAGGATTGTCGGATGAACCAAATAATTCCTTTTGAAGCAATTGAATTAATACTTGAAAAGGCCGGTCATACCTCTTCAAAACATGCTGAAGCTATTATTAAGAAAGGTGAGGCGCTCAATGGTCTTTCACCTGAAGAGGCGGCTACACTCCTTAATTGTGATGACGAAGATGTCCTGAACCTGCTTTTCAGATCTGCAAAAAAGATAAAAGAGGCTATATACGGAAACAGGCTTGTCCTATTCGCACCTCTCTATCTGTCCAATTCATGCGTGAACAACTGCTTATACTGCGGGTTCAGGGCCGGTAATCATTCTATAGAAAAAAAGGTTCTGACTGAAGAGGATATAAGGCATGAGACAGAGGCATTAATAAAGGATGGTCACAAGAGGGTTCTTATAGTTGCAGCAGAAAATCCTAAGCAGTGCAATATTGATTATCTGGAGAGGGCGATAGATGTGGTATACGGTACACGGCCACAAGATCCCCTCACCCCTGAGGGGAGAGGGGATTGTAGTGGGATAGGGGGTAGGGTGAGGGGTGGCGGTGCGATACGCCGTATCAATGTTAATGTAGCCCCTCTTACATTGTCAGAATTTAAACGCCTGAAATCTTCCGGTATAGGAACCTATCAGCTTTTTCAGGAGACATATAATGTTCCGACTTATGAGACTGTTCACCCTACCGGGCCTAAGAGTGATTATAATTACAGGCTGACGGCATTAGACCGTGCAATGAATGCCGGTATTGATGATGTTGGGATGGGGGTTCTATTCGGCATGTATGACTTCAAGTTTGAGGTTCTTGCCCTCCTTTATCATGCCATGTACCTTGAGGAGAAATTTGGTGTCGGTCCTCATACTGTATCTGTGCCGAGGATAGAGCCTGCATCAGATTCCCCGTTTTCCCTCAAGCCGCCATATCCGGTATCTGACAAAGACTTCATGAAACTGATTGCAATATTGAGGCTTGCAATTCCATATACCGGGATTATCCTGAGCACACGTGAGCAAGCGGACCTTAGGGATAATTTATTCCATATAGGTGTGTCCCAGATAAGCGCTAATTCCAGAACATATCCCGGCGGTTATACTCATGACAATAATCAGAATGTATCTGAAGGACAATTCTCAACAGGGGACCGGCGCACCACTTATGAGGTAATCAGGGATATTTCAAAGAATGGCTTTTCCCCATCCTTTTGTACTGCCTGTTACAGGGTCGGCAGGACCGGCAAAGAATTTATGGATCACGC is from Nitrospirota bacterium and encodes:
- a CDS encoding hydrogenase maturation protease, with protein sequence MIKDRLLVIGLGNILMGDDGVGVHVIHELKRYNMAGNVDIVDGGTAGIDLLDILSLYQRVFVTDAIVTKGEGDVRIRLFTIDDLLFKQADSDYSMHDVDLTSTINLMKALDMDIPAITIIGIPAVDIAPGLGLSEECKRYSEVAIQLLIKMVKYFYLNPQKLVQTLDDKLTPENIMEELHDLL
- a CDS encoding cyclic nucleotide-binding domain-containing protein — its product is MISYDDMKGIDFFKDFTEDELRAVQVICNEESYRAGDIIFNEDTPAMHLYVLKSGKVSIDIKVGSGKYISVLTLSNFAEPLGWSALVEPFRFTATTRCVEDSTIISIDAIKLLDLIMNDYRMGFLVMRRIARLISERVRDTRLQLIHTFYG
- the hydE gene encoding [FeFe] hydrogenase H-cluster radical SAM maturase HydE yields the protein MCYSIPGKVISISNNIALIDYFGEKKEALVDVEDIKTGDYVFAQGGVIVQKLGEDEAIGILAGWEELFFKLQEKDRILSETNPPQLFNGGGENQRDKNVPPILNLFMDRRGFPTTPEILLSGPLTKERLLTLLRCTDKEQIIHICKTANAIRHKIHKNASCVHGILEFSNFCKNDCAYCGIRGENRKIERYRMTVDEIVHEVITGVNKYGFKALVLQSGEDSYYTTERLVEIISRIRKGAGVLLILSIGERDVESYRKLYNAGARGVLIRFETSNTHIYRKIHTTLQYENRLNILKELKDIGYLIATGSLIGLPGQTEEDILEDIFLARSLNTEMYSFGPFIPHPDTPLAGMTAIDLQTMLKVIAVTRLAVNDGNILVTSAVEKLFGNEGLQQALMAGGNSIMINLTPERYRRLYSIYPGKGEENSNIRKNITETMSLLHSLGRAPMDVGK
- the hydG gene encoding [FeFe] hydrogenase H-cluster radical SAM maturase HydG — protein: MNQIIPFEAIELILEKAGHTSSKHAEAIIKKGEALNGLSPEEAATLLNCDDEDVLNLLFRSAKKIKEAIYGNRLVLFAPLYLSNSCVNNCLYCGFRAGNHSIEKKVLTEEDIRHETEALIKDGHKRVLIVAAENPKQCNIDYLERAIDVVYGTRPQDPLTPEGRGDCSGIGGRVRGGGAIRRINVNVAPLTLSEFKRLKSSGIGTYQLFQETYNVPTYETVHPTGPKSDYNYRLTALDRAMNAGIDDVGMGVLFGMYDFKFEVLALLYHAMYLEEKFGVGPHTVSVPRIEPASDSPFSLKPPYPVSDKDFMKLIAILRLAIPYTGIILSTREQADLRDNLFHIGVSQISANSRTYPGGYTHDNNQNVSEGQFSTGDRRTTYEVIRDISKNGFSPSFCTACYRVGRTGKEFMDHAKPGHIQKFCLPNSILSFKEYLLDYGGEELLRLGYAVIKDQIISIEDVKIRNATIKKLRDIETGERDLYF